ATCTGCGTGCGGAGATCGCCGCCGACCGCGGTGAACGCATCGGCGAGACGTTGATCGAGCGCGTGCCGGCTGAGCGCGAGGGCGGGCGAGGCCAAGGTTTGCCGGCGCAACGGCTGGTCGCGCAAAAACCACGCGACCTCGCGATGAGGCGTTGCGTCGGCGAGAAATGGGGCGAGTCCGAGGCGCTCGATCGTCGTGGCGGAGAGTCCGGTGATGAATTCGCCGCAGACGCGGTGACGTGGATACGCGCCGGCTTCGAATAACGTGACGGGCACCGCGGCCCGGCGCAGCGCGAGGCCGAGGGAAAGACCGGCGAGGCCGCCGCCGATGATTTCGACCGGACGGTTCACGGGCGGCGTTCGGCGATCAGCCGATAGGCACCGAGCCACGTGTGGGAAATTTTCCAACGCCACGCGGCCGGATCGAGACCGAGGGCACGCGGAAGTTCGTCGCCGCGAAAACCGGCGGCGATGCTCACGTAGCCGTCGTGGCGGGTGACATGGTTGGCTCCACCCAGGGGCGCGAGGATTCTCCACATGTATTGGTTGAACCGCTTGCGCGTGGGCTCACTGAACAAGAGCAGGCGAGCGTGCGGACTGATGGCGTTGCCCAAGGCGTGAAGGGAGGCGTCGTCAAAGTGATGAAGGATGAGATTACCGATGATCACCGAGTAATCGTTCCAGCTGGTGAACGCCTGAATGTCGGCCTGATGCCAGAGCGACGTGGCGGGCCAAGACGGCGGCGCGGGAACGCGATCAATGCCATCGACACGTGGAGCGACGGTGCGGAGACGTGAGGAGAGTTCGCCGGTGCCGCTGCCGAGTTCGATCACGCGATCATCGGAGCGGATGTTGCTGGCGAGTGTGCGCTCAAACCAAGCGGCGTTTCCCATCGCGCGATTGATGACGCGCAAGTCGCGGCGACTGTGAATCGCATCGGGATCGCCGGGCGGAAGCGAATCGAGGAGCTCGGGTTCGAGGCGGCGTTGCACTAGAGCGGATTGTCGGTGGCGATGAATTCCCACGGCAGGTCGAACTTCGCGGCGAGCTCGGCTGCGAGGGCTTTCACACCATGGACCTCGGTCGCGTAGTGTCCGCACAGATAGAGATTCAGTTTTTGTTCCTGCGCGGTGTTGAACCACTCCTCGCGGAGTTCACCGGTGACGAGCGTGTCGACTCCG
This portion of the Rariglobus hedericola genome encodes:
- a CDS encoding class I SAM-dependent methyltransferase; this encodes MQRRLEPELLDSLPPGDPDAIHSRRDLRVINRAMGNAAWFERTLASNIRSDDRVIELGSGTGELSSRLRTVAPRVDGIDRVPAPPSWPATSLWHQADIQAFTSWNDYSVIIGNLILHHFDDASLHALGNAISPHARLLLFSEPTRKRFNQYMWRILAPLGGANHVTRHDGYVSIAAGFRGDELPRALGLDPAAWRWKISHTWLGAYRLIAERRP